accaatgttaatgctctCAAGTTAGTTATGCATGGCCGCAAGGGTTACTTGCACAAGGATGATCGATGATCAATGTGCCTAACCCATTTCCTTTTTCGCAACTACGGCCGACCCATTAAAGACGTTGTAGAACTTCGACATACATTAATGAGGAGATGATCAGGAGGAGAAACAATATTGCATGTTTGCACTTTGCATGATGTGTTTGAGAGAAGTGTCTTGAACCTAGCTTGATTGATTCGATGTGGTGGCAGCCCGGCcatatgcatcatgtggtgttgTTTTCCCATACTAATTCATATAAACTCCGTACATATGGACATTAAGGAAACAGACAACTCATGTATATTGTatcattcaatatatataaatatattattctaaaaaatatatatatataaatatatattttaatattaatattgctgCTTATGCTTGGATAGGAAGAAGTCTAGGTCCAACACATGACACAGTACCAAACAGTagtaaatgataatttaatgtAGTGCTTaattgtgataccccgtattttagtgtattttaattgaattattattttaattaatttaaatattgattctcttgttttaaatttatcagatttctcgttggtttatttttatgatttttaagttgtgaaatttgttATGATGTGCTTTATTGGTATTAATTACTGTTTTGCATGTAAATTGCTCAttactttaaattagtttaatgttggactttaaaattattatattgttggatttttattattattttattttagctagtcactgcgttttaattattttattcaacttactgttttgaaattcttttcgttggatcaattttgtgacccaagttgtgaggattaaacctcatttctttccctcactttttattgttcccatttttctttctcctcttctctttttctttattttccttttttctccttctttccaTTGCTTTTCTTCCTCCCGCGCGCGACAACCCCTCCCCTCTCCCCCGTCCGTTTCTTGTCCACCCAGTGCGCCGTCGTGCTCCGTCCGTGGCCTCCACCACCCCTCACATTTTCTTCCCCTCCGGCTGGCGACCATTCCCCTCCATTTTCAACTCCTCCCTCGCCGCCGTTAACCTCCACACACGGCTTCAAGCTGCGCGGTCTTTATGTTCTAGCGTCGTCGTCgcgccaccattggccaccatatTTTCACCATAGCACCGGCGGCCTCCCAGGTACCTATCCCACCCTTTCTCAGCCCCGATCCGCCACCCTTGAAGCCCATCCATCCCCATTTCCAATTTGGGTGTTTTGGCCTTCAACCGCTgcccacgccgccacccacggccaaccaccaccacatTAGCATCACCAACACCTCTAAGTCCTTCTCTAGCCAtcccaagtcttcgtttgttCCTGTTCAAAggttgagtttttgagacccacgacccttgtctattttgcactgttacattGTTGTGCCACCACCTCTTGCACCTTcttgatccttcgaaaattatattttagcacTGTAAGTAATTTTCCAAAGAATTTCTTGAGATTAGAATATTTTGCACTAACAAATCTTCTGCAATCTGGTTGGTTGTGTCGGACATTGAGTCTGAGAAGTATGGGAGTCGATTGGATGTGAGGATGggtatttaattgaattatgcttgcgtgcatttatgttgtgtttggcaTCATGGCATTTATtgcattatttcatgcatgctcATGTGGTGTGAaggaaaactgagttttcatgtaagagatgattttggatatgtttgaaatgaatagATTGTACGGTTTGAGAGAGAGGataaagagactgtagggatggtggtaggcATGGATGGTGGtagattcccgcctacggtgcacgtggtagggatggtggtagagtcccgcctatgattcccacctacagtgctctgGTAGGTACCccttgtgtggaaaggaactatAAAAATGGtgataagcagggatggtgataGAGTCCTGCATGTGATTCCCGTCTACGGTGCATACGGTAGGGATTGTGGTAAACAGGAATGGTGgtagtcccacctgtgattctcgcctatggtgcacgcggtagggatggtgataaacagagatggtggtagagttcTGTCTGTGATTCTtgcctacagtgtctgataaatgattatgttgtcagtttatgatttaatggttacaagcaccattttctgggaaaatggttggtttatgtttgggccattttctggaaaaatagcggatattattcatggcatATTTTGGGTTAAATGGAATTTTTGGCgagtgttggaaaataatcatttttggggaaaatgaggtttttgggTCACATTCGTGTTTCGTCATGTGCATACATGTTTGTTTGttacattaatgcatttttatcttttgggttgcttggttgattacttgctgagattcatAATCTCACGGTATTCGATACCCTTTATGGTACCATAgatttgatgcagatgaggacgaaAAGCCTGAGAATTCGACTCCGCTGgagaagtgatttgggatcacttgctcgtgtattgggatttgtctcctactttttggctatgtattttgtttgtattatatttatattggataactatataactttttaaaggcaatttattttggatatctgaatttaaatttctggtacttagtttgCTAACTTTTGATTAATCACTGTGAATTTTGTTGTGTACTTTTtacatgttgtacacacttgaACACTTATATTTGgaatgcgtgacccgtgttgtcatcatcccgacgtcacgattctcacGTTTCCGTACATGGGAGTCGGGGCATcacattaattattatacataaGTCGGTGTGTTAGCACACTACTTATAGTAATAtccattataaattaaaaaaatttaaaacactaatAATTCTTAAACATAATTGATCTGAAAAGCTCCAACATCAGGACTAGTGTGTTAGTtgtgtaaaaaataagacttctaaataaattttttcctatATGTATAGTCTCGATATACCCAAATTGATTCCTttccatttatttaatttaacacCACCTGTATATATGTAGCAATTGAAGTCATCTCTATTCTTAttattgaatcaaaattttctcGAGATCTCAAGATTATTACTTTGATATCATGGAAGAAACTGGTCATGACGATTTCAATCAAATATACAGTCGACTACATATATATAGGCCTGTATTCcattcttatttatatttaatatttatctcaaatataaatattcatctcaaatattgtttcaaaaaaaaaaaaatttatctcaaatattcttTGTGGGTCAGCTACAGGAAGATTACAGTAGCCGTTACCATAGGAGTGATGCTAGGCTGCCAGCGGCGGCCCCTaagcaaaatttattttttattattttattttatttttcatattttttaatatttttaaaaaataaaagaatattaatatactaatagttacttctttttaattagtaagtaaaaaaaataaataaatacataaatgtcgattaaaataaaaaaaaatgagcggACATATTAGCTCACTTCTTTAAccagtaaataaaataaataaataaatacatgaaccattaaaaaaaaaaaaaagagcaaacaTCCTAACGCgcattatcttatcttattatcgTTAGTCTAACAAAAATGCTACGTGTCCtcataaattatctcaaaaatGGCGAAATGCAACTAGCACGACCTTACTCTACTTAGCTCACCGAATACGTCACTCATTAGCTCACCGAATACGTCACCGGCTCAGCCCCAACTCCTTATGCTCATTGTATATAAGTAGCAGTACTGGTCTCAACATCTCCCAcaaatcatctctctctctctctctctgtctctccctctTGTCACTTTTCTGCATTCTACGTGTGTGATAAAAGAAATGGCGAAATCACCAGAGGAAGTGCATCCGGAGAAGGCTTTTGGATGGGCAGCTAGAGATTCTTCTGGCCTCCTCTCGCCTTTCAAATTCTCCAGGAGGTCCTGATCTTTCTCTGAATTTTATATATCTGCATGTCCTTCAAATCTTGCTTGATTCGTTTTCCTTTCCCCTAAATTTTGATGCTCCAAAACTACAAAGAACTAGAAGAGGAAATATTTATAGATTGTTATGCCATATAAACTTtcattctacttttttttttttctttcctttcttggtGTTTCCTTTTTAAAAGGAGAAGGTAGTACGTGCGAGTGTTTGATaacatctataatttttttaactagttattttattcttgagtcatgttaatttttataatgaaaataaacttatttaaatttaaaaagatttaaGATGTTGTATCAGCTAgctagaaaatataatttagtcTTTAGAATTTTGATGTCCGAAAGGTATTTTGGTATAACCTTTTTCAGCGAAAAATCGAATGCATTATTGCTTATAGGATTCATTACtttattaatttagttaaaatgttgaatatttctgaatattctttaattttttatcacacATAAATTAATGGTTTGTGATGGTGTTTGCAGGGCAACCGGAGAGAAGGACATAAGAATCAAAGTTCTTTATTGCGGAGTATGCCACTCGGACCTTCACATGGCCAAGAGCGAATGGGAGGGCTTTTCCATCCACCCACTAGTTCCTGGGTATATATCATGTTTCTCAGCATTGACTAcaattttgtactttttcaGCCATCTATAAGATTTTCCTCAGCTAGAATTTTCTTGTGTAAAGAGATTTACAAGCCATGGTATCGGAACTTGTTTTTGCAGGCACGAAATTGTCGGCGTAGTAACAGAAGTGGGGAGCAAGGTTAACAACGTAAAAGTGGGAGATAAAGTAGGAGTGGGATGCCTTGTTGGTGCATGTCACTCCTGTGATGACTGTAATAGTGATCTTGAGTCTTACTGCACCAAAATGATACTAACCTACAGTACCATTTACCACGATGGAACAGAAACATATGGAGGCTACTCAGACACAATGGTAGCTGATGAGCGCTACGTTGTTCGGTTCCTGGAAAATCTACCGCTTGACGCTGGTGTTCCACTGCTTTGTGCAGGAATCACAGTTTATAGTCCCTTGAAATATTATGGTCTTGCAGAGGCAGGTAAGCATATTGGGGTTGTTGGCTTAGGTGGGCTCGGTCATGTTGCTGTTAAATTTGCCAAGGCTTTCGGAGCAAAAGTGACAGTAATTAGTACCTCCCCTAGCAAGAAGGATGAAGCTTTGGAACATCTTGGTGCGGACTCATTTTTTGTTAGCCGTGACCAAGAAGAAATGCAGGTGAATGTTATATAGCGTTTAACTTATTCTTtactttgaaatatatattctgTTTTTTATGCTCTTCAAATACGATTTTGGAAAAAGACGCTTTTGAGTTTGAACAGATCCCCTCAAGTTCGTGTTTGAACTTGCGGGTCTCAAATATAAAAGTGATAAACATATAAGGTATCTCCTAAAGCATTTGTTACTGTCTACATAGATTTTTTAGACAATgatcaataaatattgtaaactCGCTTCATGTGTCCAGTGTTCACCTACTCCATTGAAATAACTTCAATGTCTGCCGTGATGCTGTGTTTTGCCGCAAAGTGACAAAGTCCAACATCTCTTGTATCTCCTTCATTCCTCATGATATGGCACTTCCCGCAACCATCTTCCTTCCTGTTATTACAAATCTAATGAAAtccattttttgtaattaacaAAAAAGGAATGCTAACATATAAAATAGGAAAGATTTTATACTAAGTTCATACCTATAACCGGAGGAAAGACGGGCAGTTCAAGCGTCTTCTCTTTCCCACCTACCTGCAACCATAATAAGCTTTCCATGGGTCTTCAATAGaccaatttatatttttaactctCTTACACTTGAGACCCTCGAGTTTGTGTTTGAGGAGGTATGTTTAAACCTGAGGGcgtcttttttcaaaatcttatatGAAGAGCATAAAAATTTGAACATATtgaaaaagtaaagaataatagaatagtTAATTAAATGCTAACATTCACCTGCATTTCTTCTTGGTCACGGCTAACTAAAAATGAGCCATCACCAAGATGTTCTAAAGCGTCATCTTTCTTGCTAGGGGAGGTACTCATTGTTGTCACTTTTGCTCCGATCGAAAGCCTTGGCAAATTTAACAACAACATGGTCGAGCCCGCCTATGCTCGCATGCCTTAGCAACCAACAATCCCAATATACTTGCTTGCCTCAGCAAGACCATAATATTTCAAGGGACTATAAACTGTGATCCCTGCACAAAGAAGTGGAGCACCGGGGTGGAGTGGAGATGCCAGTGGCAAGTTTTCCGAAAATCGGAAAATATAACAACTTTtgcaaacttaaaaaatatccaAACAACACAACTTTTGCAAACttaaatattcaaacaactttcgaactttataatacatttattcaactttttttctcttctttcccaaaattcaataaaatatcttcactaaaactatttcactagtactattcacaaaattatgatatattcactacaacagaatgtgtgttttgtgacagaggaaactgtcacaaaaaaatggcaaaccgtcactaaacatatttggtgacggtttgaaaccgtcaccatgaccgtcacctaaagtgcatcacagaaaacatttggtgacggtttactgttcaaccgtcacaaaaaatatttttagtgacggttggaagtgttccgttcggtacaacgttcgaacgttcctttttttgtgacggttatgaactgtcacagaaaatcacgttcggactaaaatcaaacgttcagacgttatacccgaccgattggcgttcgaatgagagaagttgacattcgttggatatcgttcgaacgtatc
This genomic interval from Juglans microcarpa x Juglans regia isolate MS1-56 chromosome 4D, Jm3101_v1.0, whole genome shotgun sequence contains the following:
- the LOC121261340 gene encoding 8-hydroxygeraniol dehydrogenase-like: MAKSPEEVHPEKAFGWAARDSSGLLSPFKFSRRATGEKDIRIKVLYCGVCHSDLHMAKSEWEGFSIHPLVPGHEIVGVVTEVGSKVNNVKVGDKVGVGCLVGACHSCDDCNSDLESYCTKMILTYSTIYHDGTETYGGYSDTMVADERYVVRFLENLPLDAGVPLLCAGITVYSPLKYYGLAEAGKHIGVVGLGGLGHVAVKFAKAFGAKVTVISTSPSKKDEALEHLGADSFFVSRDQEEMQVNVI